Proteins encoded together in one Bosea sp. (in: a-proteobacteria) window:
- a CDS encoding transglutaminase-like cysteine peptidase: MKSVAALSSVVALVLGVSVTVATAMPRMALPDFEARLPMAPRFVDDVVEMTPIAAVKFCLDYRDQCRASDEERVTLTQESWAELVAVNARINRRIAPDAGKHGYDWSLETTFGNCNDYAVQKRQALIERGFPISALSLTVAVTPRAEGHLVLTVRTDRGDFVLDNLRPSVVAWSRTGYRMIKRQSAADPAVWVTVRAEQDTVRVARLQQREKAREAGRVPARVEQARFEVPAAPVPAVVEAAAPAVEPAQDAGPLVFSLPGFGAFTGSLYQPSFDLSSELRDGAAAKVGFHDWPRRLS; encoded by the coding sequence ATGAAGTCCGTGGCCGCCCTTTCGTCCGTGGTCGCCCTGGTCCTGGGTGTCTCCGTCACCGTTGCTACGGCGATGCCCCGCATGGCGTTGCCCGATTTCGAGGCGAGGCTGCCGATGGCGCCGCGTTTCGTCGACGATGTTGTCGAGATGACGCCGATCGCCGCGGTGAAGTTCTGCCTGGACTATCGCGACCAGTGCCGCGCTTCCGACGAGGAGCGGGTCACTTTGACGCAGGAGAGCTGGGCGGAGCTCGTCGCCGTGAACGCCCGGATCAACCGGCGCATCGCTCCCGATGCCGGCAAGCACGGCTATGACTGGTCGCTCGAGACGACGTTCGGCAACTGCAACGACTATGCGGTCCAGAAGCGGCAGGCGCTGATCGAGCGCGGCTTTCCGATCTCCGCCCTGTCCCTGACGGTCGCGGTGACGCCGCGGGCCGAGGGCCATCTCGTCCTGACCGTGCGGACCGACCGCGGCGATTTCGTGCTCGACAATCTGCGCCCCTCGGTCGTGGCGTGGAGCCGCACGGGATATCGCATGATCAAGCGCCAGTCGGCGGCCGATCCCGCCGTGTGGGTCACGGTCCGGGCCGAGCAGGATACGGTGCGGGTGGCGCGGCTGCAGCAGCGTGAGAAGGCGCGCGAGGCGGGCCGGGTGCCGGCGCGTGTCGAGCAGGCGCGTTTCGAGGTTCCGGCCGCGCCGGTGCCGGCCGTCGTCGAAGCGGCGGCCCCCGCCGTGGAGCCTGCGCAGGATGCCGGCCCGCTGGTGTTCTCGCTGCCCGGCTTCGGGGCTTTCACCGGCTCGCTCTACCAGCCGTCCTTCGACCTCTCGTCCGAGCTGCGCGACGGCGCGGCGGCGAAGGTCGGGTTCCACGACTGGCCGCGGCGCCTGTCCTGA
- a CDS encoding metallophosphoesterase, whose translation MLFRRQKPRSYAPAPEGWVLYAVGDVHGRLDCLRQAQRRIDRDRQGRGAVRSIEIYLGDLVDRGPDSRGVIDCLIERSQERAVALAKANHELLLEGYLDGQIPFEQWRALGGAETLLSYGLAPLTVRHGGAALLEQARLAVPRHHLDFLATAKPFIQLGSYVFVHAGLRPGIALDKQTLDDLAWIREDFLGSQADFGFTVVHGHTPVAAAEFRANRINLDTGAYLTNTLSTLVIDEAGARLIEQDPADAEI comes from the coding sequence ATGCTGTTCCGCCGCCAGAAGCCCCGCTCCTATGCCCCGGCCCCCGAGGGCTGGGTGCTCTATGCCGTGGGCGATGTTCATGGCCGGCTGGATTGCCTGCGGCAGGCGCAGCGGCGCATCGACCGCGACCGGCAGGGGCGCGGCGCGGTCAGGAGCATCGAGATCTATCTGGGCGACCTCGTCGACCGCGGTCCCGATTCCCGCGGCGTCATCGACTGCCTCATCGAGCGCTCGCAGGAACGGGCCGTCGCGCTCGCCAAGGCGAACCATGAACTGCTGCTGGAGGGCTATCTCGACGGGCAGATCCCTTTCGAGCAATGGCGCGCGCTTGGCGGCGCCGAGACCTTGCTGTCCTACGGCCTCGCTCCGCTGACGGTGCGCCACGGCGGCGCAGCGCTCCTCGAGCAGGCTCGCCTCGCCGTCCCCCGGCACCATCTCGACTTCCTCGCGACGGCCAAGCCGTTCATCCAGCTCGGGTCTTACGTCTTCGTGCATGCGGGCCTGCGGCCGGGAATCGCGCTCGACAAGCAGACGCTCGACGACCTCGCCTGGATCCGGGAGGATTTCCTCGGCTCGCAGGCCGATTTCGGCTTCACCGTGGTCCACGGGCACACGCCCGTCGCGGCCGCCGAGTTCCGCGCCAACCGCATCAACCTCGATACCGGCGCCTATCTGACCAACACCCTCAGCACGCTCGTCATCGACGAGGCCGGTGCGCGTCTCATCGAGCAGGACCCGGCCGATGCCGAGATTTGA